From Streptomyces sp. NBC_01754, a single genomic window includes:
- a CDS encoding DUF6193 family natural product biosynthesis protein has protein sequence MTEETTVEKAWRLLLEGGPSARRGNAAVIEAAYAEPRLRVLFPFLSHGCLTFHRNSQFPWSGGLPFIAGGAPCTVYAPSYSSVLGKGLMPEKAAALVVANLPLDCGPAFDRPWPPPDSHAD, from the coding sequence ATGACTGAGGAAACGACGGTTGAAAAGGCCTGGCGGCTGCTGCTGGAGGGCGGCCCCTCGGCGCGGCGGGGGAATGCCGCGGTGATCGAAGCCGCCTACGCTGAACCGCGCCTGCGGGTCCTGTTTCCGTTCTTGAGCCACGGGTGCCTCACCTTCCACAGGAACTCCCAGTTCCCGTGGAGCGGCGGCCTGCCGTTCATCGCGGGCGGCGCGCCGTGCACGGTCTACGCGCCGTCGTACTCGTCGGTCCTGGGGAAGGGGCTCATGCCGGAGAAGGCGGCCGCGTTGGTGGTGGCCAACCTGCCCCTCGACTGCGGGCCGGCCTTCGACAGGCCGTGGCCGCCGCCGGACAGCCACGCTGACTGA
- a CDS encoding pyridoxamine 5'-phosphate oxidase family protein: protein MPETAPPGNGDQETDQDATASYPTTARTLPARGRARASYDRELVHSVLDEAYVCHLGFVRDGAPVVLPTLFGRVGERLYVHGSTGSRPLREAGTADPGLPVCLTVTHVDGLVLARSAFHHSVNYRSVVVHGTAVTVTDPEERSLALDAIVDQAVPGRSRDSRPADAKELAATAVVRLDLDELSAKVRTGGPNEEPEDLSLPYWAGVVPLARGYGAPVASDDLDPAVPLPHYLASL, encoded by the coding sequence ATGCCGGAAACCGCACCACCCGGGAACGGGGACCAGGAGACCGACCAGGACGCCACGGCTTCCTACCCGACGACCGCGCGCACGCTCCCGGCCCGGGGGCGTGCGCGCGCGTCGTACGACAGGGAGTTGGTCCACTCCGTACTCGACGAGGCCTACGTCTGCCATCTGGGCTTCGTACGCGACGGCGCGCCGGTCGTCCTCCCCACGCTCTTCGGGAGGGTCGGCGAGCGGCTCTACGTGCACGGATCCACCGGTTCCCGTCCGCTGCGCGAGGCGGGCACCGCCGACCCCGGCCTGCCCGTGTGCCTGACGGTCACCCACGTCGACGGACTGGTGCTGGCCCGCTCCGCCTTCCACCACTCGGTCAACTACCGCTCGGTGGTGGTGCACGGCACCGCGGTCACGGTGACCGACCCGGAGGAGCGGAGCCTGGCGCTCGACGCCATCGTCGACCAGGCCGTACCCGGCAGGTCCAGGGACTCCCGCCCGGCCGACGCGAAGGAGCTCGCCGCCACGGCGGTCGTCCGACTCGATCTCGACGAGCTCTCCGCGAAGGTGCGGACCGGCGGGCCCAACGAGGAGCCGGAGGACCTGTCGCTGCCGTACTGGGCGGGTGTGGTCCCGCTGGCCCGCGGCTACGGCGCCCCCGTGGCCTCGGACGATCTGGACCCGGCCGTTCCCCTGCCGCACTATCTCGCCTCGCTCTGA
- a CDS encoding EamA family transporter yields the protein MHATQGRSTGLGLALASAFAFGGSGVAAKPLIEAGLDPLHVVWLRVAGAALVMLPVAWRHRSLVRERPALLAGFGLFAVAGVQACYFAAISRIPVGVALLVEYLAPALVLGWVRFVQRRPVTRAAAAGVVLAVGGLACVVEVWAGLRFDAVGLLLALGAACCQVGYFVLSDQGSQGGTDGRAGAPHPVGVIAYGLLLGAAVLTVVARPWGMDWRTLGASAVMNGHAVPSWLLLGWIVLLATVLAYVTGVVSVRLLSPQVAGVVACLEAVIATVLAWVLLGEHLSAPQLVGGAVVLAGAFIAQSSAPRPPSGPVASGPGARGLRVEEEVPTRGGGGLSGRRTSP from the coding sequence ATGCACGCGACTCAGGGCAGGAGTACCGGACTGGGCCTCGCCCTTGCCTCGGCGTTCGCTTTCGGCGGTTCGGGGGTCGCGGCCAAACCGCTGATCGAGGCGGGGCTCGACCCGCTGCACGTGGTGTGGCTCCGGGTGGCCGGGGCCGCTCTGGTCATGCTGCCGGTCGCCTGGCGGCACCGGAGCCTCGTGCGGGAACGGCCCGCGCTGCTGGCCGGATTCGGGCTGTTCGCCGTCGCGGGGGTACAGGCCTGCTACTTCGCCGCGATCTCCCGTATCCCCGTCGGGGTCGCGCTCCTCGTCGAATACCTCGCACCGGCGCTGGTGCTCGGCTGGGTGCGTTTCGTGCAGCGCAGACCCGTCACGCGGGCCGCCGCCGCCGGTGTGGTGCTGGCGGTCGGCGGACTGGCCTGTGTCGTCGAGGTGTGGGCCGGGCTGCGCTTCGACGCCGTCGGACTGCTGCTCGCCCTCGGCGCGGCCTGCTGCCAGGTCGGCTACTTCGTCCTGTCGGACCAGGGGAGCCAGGGCGGGACGGACGGCCGGGCCGGGGCGCCGCATCCGGTCGGCGTGATCGCGTACGGGCTGCTGCTCGGCGCGGCCGTCCTCACCGTCGTAGCCAGGCCCTGGGGAATGGACTGGAGGACCCTCGGCGCGAGCGCCGTCATGAACGGCCATGCCGTGCCGTCGTGGCTGCTGCTCGGCTGGATCGTGCTGCTCGCGACCGTCCTGGCCTACGTCACCGGTGTGGTGTCCGTGCGGCTGCTGTCGCCGCAGGTGGCGGGTGTCGTGGCGTGCCTGGAGGCGGTCATCGCGACCGTGCTCGCCTGGGTGCTGCTCGGCGAGCACCTCTCCGCGCCCCAACTGGTGGGCGGGGCGGTGGTGCTGGCCGGGGCGTTCATCGCGCAGTCCTCCGCGCCCCGGCCGCCGTCCGGGCCGGTGGCGTCCGGGCCGGGGGCACGGGGGCTCCGGGTGGAGGAGGAGGTGCCCACCAGGGGAGGGGGAGGCTTGTCCGGCCGCCGGACCTCGCCGTAG
- a CDS encoding PadR family transcriptional regulator: MRSHGHDHGFGPGRRGPGAGGFDGGRPAFGPFGPPFGGGGPFGGGGRGRGGGRGRARRGDVRASILALLKDRSMHGYEMIQEIGDRSGGAWRPSPGSVYPTLQLLEDEGLIVSVSEGGKKLFTLTDAGRTEAESGPEAPWEDAERGIDWESMNEIRQAGFGLMEAFGQVWKTGTAEHRQKAIAVINESRKKLYLILADEN, encoded by the coding sequence ATGCGTTCACACGGACACGACCACGGATTCGGTCCCGGGCGCCGGGGCCCCGGCGCTGGGGGCTTCGACGGCGGGCGGCCCGCCTTCGGGCCGTTCGGCCCGCCCTTCGGCGGCGGGGGGCCCTTCGGCGGCGGCGGACGCGGCAGGGGCGGCGGCCGGGGGAGGGCCAGGCGCGGTGACGTACGCGCGTCGATCCTCGCGCTGCTCAAGGACCGCTCGATGCACGGCTACGAGATGATCCAGGAGATCGGTGACCGCAGCGGCGGGGCCTGGCGGCCCAGCCCCGGATCGGTCTATCCCACCCTCCAGCTGCTGGAGGACGAAGGGCTCATCGTCAGTGTGAGCGAGGGCGGCAAGAAGCTGTTCACACTCACCGACGCGGGGCGTACGGAGGCCGAGTCCGGCCCCGAGGCGCCTTGGGAGGACGCGGAGCGCGGCATCGACTGGGAGAGCATGAACGAGATCCGGCAGGCCGGCTTCGGCCTGATGGAGGCGTTCGGCCAGGTCTGGAAGACCGGCACGGCGGAGCACCGGCAGAAGGCGATCGCCGTGATCAACGAGTCCCGGAAGAAGCTGTACCTGATCCTGGCGGACGAGAACTGA
- a CDS encoding glutamate-cysteine ligase family protein, translating into MGEKVVAGTFDLSDRQEYRTKLTRCLEGLERLLADGRFDRPRNLMGLEIELNLAGSDGMPRMRNAEVLRRIASRDFQTELGMFNLEVNILPHRLSGRVFDQLAEELRTGLAYAHRKAAEVDAGIMMIGILPTLGRHDVVSANLSEVDRYTLLNDQMAAARGEDFILDIEGVERLVSTSSSIAPESACTSVQLHLQVTPERFADVWNAAQAIAAVQIALGANSPFLFGKELWRESRPPLFQQATDVRPPEIRNQGVRPLTWFGERWVGSAYELFEENVRYYPPLLPLCDEEDPLRVLAEGGVPTLAELVLHNGTIYRWNRPVYGLADGVPHLRVENRVLPAGPTVVDVIANAAFYYGLVRALADESRPVWTRLPFEAAAENFDTACRHGIDAELLWPRPGRSGGVTKVPAVKLVRDELLPLAAVGLDAWNIEPADRDLYLGVIEQRCRRRVNGASWQADTYHRAREAGLEREAALAATTRRYGDLMQSGEPVHTWPIGFPAR; encoded by the coding sequence ATGGGTGAGAAGGTCGTGGCGGGCACCTTTGACCTGTCCGATCGGCAGGAGTACCGCACAAAGCTCACCCGGTGTCTGGAGGGGCTGGAGAGACTCCTGGCGGACGGGCGGTTCGACAGGCCCAGGAATCTCATGGGCCTGGAGATCGAGCTGAATCTGGCGGGCTCGGACGGCATGCCGAGGATGCGGAATGCGGAGGTGCTCCGGCGCATCGCCAGCCGGGATTTCCAGACGGAACTGGGGATGTTCAATCTGGAGGTGAATATCCTTCCGCACCGGCTGAGCGGCCGGGTATTCGACCAGCTCGCGGAGGAGCTGCGGACCGGGCTCGCATATGCCCACCGCAAAGCCGCCGAGGTCGACGCCGGGATCATGATGATCGGCATCCTGCCGACGCTCGGCCGTCACGACGTGGTGTCGGCCAACCTGTCGGAGGTGGACCGGTACACCCTCCTCAACGATCAAATGGCGGCGGCCCGGGGCGAGGATTTCATCCTCGATATCGAAGGCGTCGAGCGGCTGGTCTCCACCTCTTCCTCCATTGCCCCCGAATCGGCCTGTACATCCGTCCAGTTGCATCTGCAGGTGACACCGGAACGCTTCGCCGACGTGTGGAACGCCGCGCAGGCGATCGCCGCGGTCCAGATCGCCCTCGGCGCCAACTCGCCGTTCCTGTTCGGCAAGGAGCTGTGGCGGGAGTCCAGGCCACCGCTGTTCCAGCAGGCCACGGACGTCCGGCCGCCCGAGATCAGGAATCAGGGGGTGCGTCCCCTGACCTGGTTCGGAGAGCGGTGGGTGGGATCGGCGTACGAACTCTTCGAGGAGAACGTGCGCTACTACCCACCGCTGTTGCCGCTCTGCGACGAGGAGGACCCGCTCCGGGTACTGGCCGAGGGAGGTGTGCCCACCCTGGCCGAACTCGTGCTGCACAACGGCACCATCTACCGGTGGAACCGGCCGGTGTACGGGCTCGCCGACGGCGTCCCGCACCTGCGGGTGGAGAACCGGGTACTGCCCGCCGGGCCCACGGTCGTCGACGTGATCGCCAACGCCGCCTTCTACTACGGCCTGGTGCGGGCGCTGGCCGACGAGTCTCGGCCGGTGTGGACCAGGCTGCCCTTCGAGGCCGCCGCGGAGAACTTCGACACCGCGTGCCGTCATGGCATCGACGCGGAGTTGCTGTGGCCGCGCCCGGGACGTTCGGGCGGGGTGACGAAGGTGCCGGCGGTCAAGCTGGTGCGCGACGAACTGCTGCCGCTGGCCGCCGTCGGGCTCGACGCCTGGAACATCGAGCCCGCGGACCGGGACCTGTATCTGGGGGTCATCGAGCAGCGCTGCCGGCGCCGGGTCAACGGAGCGTCCTGGCAGGCCGACACCTACCACCGGGCGCGGGAGGCGGGTCTCGAACGGGAGGCCGCGCTGGCGGCCACCACCCGGCGCTACGGCGATCTGATGCAGTCGGGCGAGCCGGTGCACACCTGGCCGATCGGCTTTCCCGCCCGGTGA
- a CDS encoding CPBP family intramembrane glutamic endopeptidase codes for MAQEGVSRRTLRSETVLVLALSLGASGVSALISFIGSLTKPGGLKDQAATLNGSHAPGRPWLDLAWQLFGISTALVPVALVAHLLLREGAGLRALGLDRTRPWPDLGRGTLVAAGIGSAGLAFYLAARGGGFNLTVVPESLPQVWWKFPVLILSAVQNSVVEEVIVVGYLLRRLGQLGWTPMAALVASSVLRGSYHLYQGIGGFIGNLVMGVVFVLLYRRWGRVGPLVVAHALLDIGAFVGYALLAGKVGWLPTA; via the coding sequence ATGGCTCAGGAGGGGGTGTCGCGGCGGACACTGAGGTCGGAGACCGTTCTGGTGCTGGCCCTCTCGCTCGGGGCCAGCGGGGTGTCCGCCCTGATCAGCTTCATCGGGTCACTGACGAAACCCGGCGGCCTGAAGGACCAGGCCGCGACGCTGAACGGTTCGCACGCGCCCGGCCGGCCGTGGCTCGACCTCGCCTGGCAGTTGTTCGGAATCAGCACGGCGCTGGTGCCGGTCGCGCTCGTCGCCCACCTGCTGCTGCGGGAGGGGGCCGGGCTGCGGGCGCTCGGTCTCGACCGGACGCGGCCCTGGCCCGATCTGGGCCGGGGGACGCTCGTCGCGGCGGGCATCGGCAGTGCCGGGCTGGCCTTCTACCTGGCGGCGCGCGGCGGCGGGTTCAACCTGACGGTGGTGCCGGAGTCGCTGCCACAGGTGTGGTGGAAGTTCCCGGTACTGATTCTGTCGGCGGTGCAGAACTCCGTCGTCGAGGAAGTGATCGTCGTCGGCTACCTGCTGCGGCGGCTCGGACAGCTGGGGTGGACGCCGATGGCCGCGCTGGTGGCCAGTTCGGTCCTGCGTGGCTCGTACCACCTGTACCAGGGGATCGGCGGCTTCATCGGCAACCTGGTCATGGGTGTGGTCTTCGTGCTGCTGTACCGGCGCTGGGGGAGGGTCGGCCCACTCGTCGTCGCCCACGCCCTGCTGGACATCGGGGCGTTCGTCGGTTACGCGCTGCTCGCGGGGAAGGTGGGCTGGCTGCCCACAGCGTGA
- a CDS encoding PhzF family phenazine biosynthesis protein yields the protein MKIRIVDAFTDRPFAGNPAAVLVLESDRFPAPDRLQRVAAEVNLSETAFAHPLPPGGDADWALRWFTPTTEVDLCGHATLATAHVLRTTGAADGTVRFASRSGVLRTTAHQDGSLTLDFPTAPLTAVPAPPGLAEALGAAPRSVHDTGESVGDLLVELADETAVRTLSPDFAALVACSRRGVVVTAAATDPAGGYDFVSRGFFPRIGIDEDPVTGSAHTALAPFWSARLGRRDLTGLQASARSGLVRTSLRGERTWLTGEAVTVVEGELLAGL from the coding sequence ATGAAGATCCGTATCGTCGACGCGTTCACCGACCGGCCCTTCGCCGGCAACCCCGCCGCTGTCCTTGTCCTGGAATCCGACCGCTTCCCCGCCCCCGACCGCCTCCAGCGCGTCGCCGCGGAGGTCAACCTGTCGGAGACCGCCTTCGCCCACCCGCTCCCGCCGGGCGGTGACGCGGACTGGGCGCTGCGCTGGTTCACACCCACCACCGAGGTCGACCTCTGCGGGCACGCCACGCTCGCCACCGCCCACGTCCTGCGCACGACGGGTGCGGCGGACGGCACGGTGCGGTTCGCGAGCCGCTCCGGTGTGCTGCGCACCACCGCCCATCAGGACGGCAGCCTCACCCTGGACTTCCCGACGGCTCCCCTGACCGCGGTCCCCGCCCCGCCCGGCCTCGCGGAGGCGCTCGGGGCGGCGCCCCGTTCCGTCCACGACACCGGGGAGAGTGTCGGCGACCTGCTGGTGGAGCTGGCCGACGAGACGGCCGTACGCACGCTCAGCCCGGACTTCGCCGCGCTCGTCGCCTGCTCACGGCGCGGCGTCGTCGTCACCGCGGCCGCCACCGACCCGGCAGGCGGCTACGACTTCGTGTCGCGCGGTTTCTTCCCCCGGATCGGTATCGACGAGGACCCGGTGACCGGGAGCGCGCACACCGCGCTGGCCCCGTTCTGGTCGGCGAGGCTCGGCCGCAGGGACCTCACCGGCCTACAGGCCTCGGCCCGATCGGGTCTCGTCCGCACCTCGCTGCGCGGCGAGCGCACCTGGCTGACCGGAGAGGCGGTCACGGTCGTCGAGGGCGAACTGCTGGCGGGGCTCTGA
- a CDS encoding PRC-barrel domain-containing protein codes for METDIDPRSLIGRKAFDRTGAKVGTVEEVYLDDATGEPEWAAVRTGIFTRDAFVPLEPSEFLDGRLEIPFDRALIRDAPDFGVGRHLSPEQELQLYRHYGLDSATPSGPTPDRDFGKLAGHEE; via the coding sequence GTGGAGACCGACATCGATCCGCGCAGCCTGATCGGCCGCAAGGCCTTCGACCGGACAGGGGCCAAGGTCGGCACGGTGGAGGAGGTCTACCTCGACGACGCCACCGGTGAACCGGAGTGGGCCGCCGTGCGCACGGGGATCTTCACCAGGGACGCGTTCGTCCCGCTGGAGCCGAGCGAATTCCTCGACGGCCGGCTCGAGATCCCCTTCGACCGCGCCCTGATCAGGGACGCACCGGATTTCGGTGTCGGCCGGCATCTCTCCCCCGAGCAGGAGCTCCAGCTCTACCGCCACTACGGACTGGACTCCGCCACCCCCTCGGGCCCCACTCCGGACAGGGACTTCGGCAAGCTGGCCGGCCACGAGGAGTAG
- a CDS encoding DUF5999 family protein, with protein sequence MCQHQPPCPTADSNDREAARLTAHHPEQGWSLLCNGVLLFEDTGELLPDGQVIAPHRTPGTGQVVKAA encoded by the coding sequence ATGTGCCAGCACCAGCCACCCTGCCCGACCGCGGACTCCAACGACCGGGAGGCCGCCCGACTGACGGCACACCACCCGGAACAGGGCTGGAGCCTCCTGTGCAACGGCGTACTGCTCTTCGAGGACACCGGTGAGCTGCTTCCGGACGGCCAGGTCATCGCCCCGCACCGGACACCGGGCACCGGTCAGGTGGTGAAGGCCGCCTGA
- the gcvP gene encoding aminomethyl-transferring glycine dehydrogenase, producing the protein MTPRRTPLSQLEQGIPFEQRHIGPDGEAQAKMLAQVGYGSLDELTAAAVPDVIKSAEALDLPEARTEAEVLAELRRLADRNQVLTPMIGLGYYGTFTPPVILRNVMENPAWYTAYTPYQPEISQGRLEALLNFQTVVADLTGLPTSGASLLDEGTAAAEAMALARRVGKVKGGVFLVDADTLPQTVAVIRTRAEPTGVDVVVADLGQGVPAEVAERGVFGVLLQYPGASGAVRDIKPVIDQAHELGAIVTVAADLLALTLLTSPGELGADVAVGTTQRFGVPMGFGGPHAGYMAVREKFARSLPGRLVGVSVDADGDKAYRLALQTREQHIRREKATSNICTAQVLLAVMAGMYAVHHGPEGLRTIARRTHRYAAILAEGLRAAGADVVHGAYFDTLTVRVPGGAADVVAGARERGVNLRLVDADHVSVACDETTTRAHVASVWAAFGTTGDIEALDAEAADTLPADLLRTDEVLTHPVFHQYRSETAMLRYLRRLADRDYALDRGMIPLGSCTMKLNATAEMESITWPEFGALHPFAPAEQAQGFLTLIRELEERLAEVTGYDAVSLQPNAGSQGEFAGLLAVRAYHRANGDEGRTVCLIPSSAHGTNAASAVMAGMKVVVVKTADDGEVDVEDLRAKIGKHRDELAVLMITYPSTHGVFEEHVAEICGEVHDAGGQVYVDGANLNALVGLAKPGKFGGDVSHLNLHKTFCIPHGGGGPGVGPVGVRAHLAPYLPNHPLQPGAGPDTGIGPVSAAPWGSAGILPISWAYVRLMGGEGLKRATQVAVLAANYIAKRLEPYFPILYTGPAGLVAHECIVDLRPISKSTCVSIDDVAKRLIDYGFHSPTMSFPVAGTLMIEPTESEDLAELDRFCDTMIAIRGEIEKVASGAWSADDNPLRNAPHTAAALGGAWERPYSRDEAVFPAGVLPSDKYWPPVRRIDGAFGDRNLVCSCPPLDEYDR; encoded by the coding sequence ATGACCCCCCGTCGCACTCCGCTCTCCCAGTTGGAGCAGGGCATCCCCTTCGAGCAGCGCCATATCGGTCCCGATGGCGAGGCGCAGGCGAAAATGCTCGCGCAGGTCGGCTACGGCTCCCTGGACGAGCTCACGGCCGCCGCGGTGCCCGACGTGATCAAGAGCGCCGAGGCGCTGGATCTTCCCGAGGCACGCACGGAGGCCGAGGTCCTGGCGGAGCTCCGGCGCCTCGCCGACCGCAACCAGGTGCTGACCCCCATGATCGGGCTCGGTTACTACGGCACGTTCACCCCGCCCGTGATCCTGCGCAATGTCATGGAGAACCCGGCCTGGTACACGGCCTACACGCCGTACCAGCCGGAGATCTCCCAGGGGCGGCTCGAGGCACTGCTGAACTTCCAGACCGTGGTGGCCGACCTCACCGGGCTGCCCACCTCCGGGGCCTCGCTCCTCGACGAGGGCACGGCCGCCGCCGAGGCCATGGCCCTGGCACGGCGGGTGGGCAAGGTGAAGGGCGGTGTCTTCCTGGTCGACGCCGACACCCTGCCGCAGACCGTCGCCGTCATCCGGACCCGCGCCGAACCGACCGGAGTGGACGTGGTCGTCGCGGACCTCGGCCAGGGAGTCCCCGCCGAGGTGGCCGAGCGCGGTGTCTTCGGCGTCCTGCTCCAGTACCCGGGTGCCTCCGGCGCCGTACGGGACATCAAGCCGGTCATCGACCAGGCCCACGAGCTGGGCGCGATCGTCACGGTCGCCGCGGACCTCCTGGCGCTGACGCTCCTCACCTCGCCCGGCGAGCTGGGGGCGGACGTCGCCGTCGGCACCACGCAGCGCTTCGGCGTACCGATGGGCTTCGGCGGACCGCACGCGGGCTACATGGCCGTACGCGAGAAGTTCGCGCGCAGCCTGCCCGGGCGCCTCGTCGGGGTCTCCGTCGACGCCGACGGCGACAAGGCCTACCGGCTCGCCCTGCAGACCCGCGAACAGCACATCCGCCGCGAGAAGGCCACCAGCAACATCTGCACCGCACAGGTGCTGCTCGCCGTCATGGCCGGGATGTACGCCGTCCACCACGGGCCCGAGGGGCTGCGGACGATCGCCCGGCGTACGCACCGCTACGCCGCGATCCTGGCCGAGGGGCTGCGCGCAGCCGGTGCCGACGTCGTGCACGGGGCCTACTTCGACACCCTCACCGTGCGTGTCCCCGGCGGTGCCGCGGACGTCGTGGCGGGCGCGCGTGAGCGCGGGGTCAACCTCCGGCTGGTCGACGCCGACCACGTCTCCGTCGCCTGTGACGAGACCACCACCCGTGCCCACGTGGCCTCCGTCTGGGCGGCCTTCGGGACGACCGGGGACATCGAGGCGCTGGACGCGGAGGCCGCCGACACGCTGCCCGCGGACCTGCTGCGCACGGACGAGGTCCTCACCCACCCGGTCTTCCACCAGTACCGGTCCGAGACCGCGATGCTGCGCTACCTGCGCCGCCTCGCCGACCGCGACTACGCGCTGGACCGCGGCATGATCCCGCTCGGCTCCTGCACCATGAAGCTCAACGCGACGGCCGAGATGGAGTCGATCACCTGGCCCGAGTTCGGCGCGCTGCACCCCTTCGCGCCCGCCGAGCAGGCCCAGGGCTTCCTCACCCTGATCCGCGAGCTGGAGGAGCGGCTGGCCGAGGTCACCGGCTACGACGCGGTCTCCCTCCAGCCGAACGCCGGATCGCAGGGCGAGTTCGCCGGCCTCCTGGCCGTACGCGCCTACCACCGGGCCAACGGTGACGAGGGGCGTACCGTCTGCCTCATCCCCTCCTCCGCGCACGGCACCAACGCCGCGAGCGCCGTGATGGCCGGAATGAAGGTCGTCGTCGTGAAGACCGCCGACGACGGAGAGGTCGACGTCGAGGACCTCCGTGCCAAGATCGGGAAGCACCGTGACGAACTCGCCGTGCTGATGATCACCTACCCCTCCACGCACGGGGTCTTCGAGGAGCACGTCGCCGAGATCTGCGGCGAGGTGCACGACGCCGGCGGCCAGGTGTACGTGGACGGCGCCAACCTCAACGCCCTGGTCGGGCTCGCCAAGCCGGGCAAGTTCGGCGGCGACGTCTCGCACCTGAACCTGCACAAGACCTTCTGCATCCCGCACGGCGGCGGCGGTCCGGGCGTCGGACCGGTCGGTGTGCGCGCCCACCTGGCGCCGTATCTGCCCAACCACCCGCTGCAGCCCGGCGCGGGGCCCGACACCGGCATCGGCCCGGTCTCGGCCGCCCCGTGGGGCTCCGCCGGTATCCTGCCCATCTCGTGGGCGTATGTGCGTCTGATGGGCGGAGAGGGTCTGAAGCGGGCGACGCAGGTGGCCGTGCTGGCCGCCAACTACATCGCCAAGCGCCTGGAACCGTACTTCCCGATCCTGTACACGGGTCCGGCCGGCCTGGTCGCGCACGAGTGCATCGTCGACCTGCGTCCGATCTCCAAGTCGACCTGCGTCAGCATCGACGACGTCGCCAAGCGGCTGATCGACTACGGCTTCCACTCGCCGACCATGTCGTTCCCGGTGGCCGGAACGCTGATGATCGAGCCGACGGAGAGCGAGGACCTCGCGGAACTCGACCGGTTCTGCGACACGATGATCGCCATTCGCGGGGAGATCGAGAAGGTCGCCTCCGGCGCCTGGAGCGCGGACGACAACCCGCTGCGCAACGCCCCGCACACCGCCGCCGCGCTCGGCGGCGCGTGGGAACGCCCGTACAGCCGTGACGAGGCGGTCTTCCCGGCCGGCGTCCTGCCGTCGGACAAGTACTGGCCGCCGGTCCGCCGGATCGACGGTGCCTTCGGCGACCGGAACCTGGTGTGCTCCTGCCCGCCGCTGGACGAGTACGACCGGTAG
- a CDS encoding Clp protease N-terminal domain-containing protein: protein MRNRTTRTPEHAPPTHTADAAPLTAELAAVASGARRRAARDGDRYTDTAHLLHSLIESDPEVREMLDDGPQPARVLGYLVQRSIGYGLRWQGTREDSGAFPALPAPGAEAWSPSAAAALDRAVRGATLRGEPRAGGVDLLAALVADPHCRAVEVLERAGADAAGLAMRVAGRLAGDARPE, encoded by the coding sequence GTGCGCAACCGGACGACACGGACACCCGAACACGCCCCGCCGACCCACACCGCCGACGCGGCGCCGCTCACCGCGGAGCTGGCCGCGGTGGCGTCGGGGGCCCGCAGGCGGGCGGCGCGCGACGGTGACCGGTACACGGACACGGCCCATCTCCTGCACTCCCTCATCGAATCCGATCCCGAGGTCAGGGAGATGCTCGACGACGGCCCCCAGCCGGCCAGGGTCCTCGGCTACCTCGTCCAGCGCAGCATCGGGTACGGGCTGCGCTGGCAGGGCACCCGGGAGGACTCGGGGGCGTTCCCCGCGCTGCCCGCACCGGGGGCGGAAGCCTGGTCGCCCTCGGCCGCCGCCGCGCTCGACCGCGCCGTGCGCGGCGCGACGCTCCGCGGGGAACCCCGTGCCGGTGGCGTCGATCTGCTCGCCGCGCTGGTCGCGGACCCCCACTGCCGCGCCGTCGAGGTCCTGGAACGGGCGGGCGCCGACGCGGCCGGTCTCGCGATGCGCGTGGCGGGCCGGCTGGCCGGGGACGCCCGGCCCGAGTGA